Proteins encoded in a region of the Sugiyamaella lignohabitans strain CBS 10342 chromosome B, complete sequence genome:
- the ATG4 gene encoding Atg4p (Conserved cysteine protease required for autophagy; cleaves Atg8p to a form required for autophagosome and Cvt vesicle generation; GO_component: GO:0005737 - cytoplasm [Evidence IEA,IEA]; GO_component: GO:0005829 - cytosol [Evidence IDA] [PMID 11149920]; GO_component: GO:0005634 - nucleus [Evidence IEA,IEA]; GO_function: GO:0004197 - cysteine-type endopeptidase activity [Evidence IDA,IMP] [PMID 11038174]; GO_function: GO:0008234 - cysteine-type peptidase activity [Evidence IEA]; GO_function: GO:0016787 - hydrolase activity [Evidence IEA]; GO_function: GO:0008233 - peptidase activity [Evidence IEA]; GO_process: GO:0006501 - C-terminal protein lipidation [Evidence IMP] [PMID 11038174]; GO_process: GO:0032258 - CVT pathway [Evidence IMP] [PMID 11149920]; GO_process: GO:0000045 - autophagic vacuole assembly [Evidence IMP] [PMID 11149920]; GO_process: GO:0006914 - autophagy [Evidence IEA]; GO_process: GO:0044805 - late nucleophagy [Evidence IMP] [PMID 22768199]; GO_process: GO:0000422 - mitochondrion degradation [Evidence IMP] [PMID 19793921]; GO_process: GO:0034727 - piecemeal microautophagy of nucleus [Evidence IMP] [PMID 18701704]; GO_process: GO:0051697 - protein delipidation [Evidence IDA] [PMID 17632063]; GO_process: GO:0016485 - protein processing [Evidence IMP] [PMID 11149920]; GO_process: GO:0006612 - protein targeting to membrane [Evidence IMP] [PMID 11149920]; GO_process: GO:0015031 - protein transport [Evidence IEA]; GO_process: GO:0006508 - proteolysis [Evidence IEA]; GO_process: GO:0006810 - transport [Evidence IEA]): MSHNSGVRRVFEYLWDTEPTNSDLVNEIVCLGVSYEPSRKSSDDLTETINISEDGLREEGVADLEHGLAVKPTETGTSHNQHTSLEEKDKQTKGLSFPSMLRAVTMAGATFSNSGATGATAAESQLSSAPINSATVSAPSAEWPPEFLADVGSKLWLTYRTGFPLIPKSKDGPSAVRLTGILRGGGIDINGFTSDVGWGCMIRTGQSLLANALALLELGREWRVSPDQPDHLELQIAQLFRDDPQAPFSIHNFVRHGEDFCGKKPGEWFGPSAAASSIK; the protein is encoded by the coding sequence ATGTCTCATAATTCAGGTGTAAGAAGAGTATTTGAGTATCTCTGGGACACAGAACCCACCAACTCCGATCTGGTTAATGAAATTGTTTGCTTAGGAGTATCATACGAGCCTAGTAGGAAAAGTTCTGATGATCTAACGGAGACCATAAATATATCTGAAGATGGACTTAGAGAGGAAGGAGTCGCTGACCTGGAGCATGGGCTTGCGGTCAAGCCGACAGAAACAGGTACATCGCACAATCAACATACTTCGCTGGAAGAAAAGGACAAGCAGACGAAAGGATTAAGTTTCCCGTCTATGCTTAGGGCAGTGACGATGGCTGGTGCGACATTTTCCAATTCGGGTGCAACTGGTGCGACTGCAGCCGAGTCGCAACTGTCTTCAGCTCCAATAAATTCGGCAACTGTCTCCGCCCCATCAGCAGAGTGGCCCCCAGAATTTCTTGCCGACGTGGGTTCTAAATTATGGCTTACATATCGCACGGGCTTCCCTTTGATACCAAAATCCAAGGATGGACCATCGGCAGTGCGATTAACTGGCATTCTCCGCGGTGGTGGCATTGATATAAATGGCTTTACATCGGACGTAGGGTGGGGTTGTATGATCCGGACAGGCCAGTCTCTATTAGCCAACGCACTTGCATTACTTGAATTGGGTCGTGAGTGGAGAGTATCACCAGATCAGCCAGATCATCTAGAATTGCAGATTGCCCAGTTGTTTCGGGATGATCCGCAAGCGCCATTTTCAATTCACAATTTTGTTCGTCATGGGGAGGACTTTTGCGGGAAAAAACCTGGCGAATGGTTTGGACCTTCAGCGGCAGCTAGCAGTATAAAGTAA
- the RRP40 gene encoding Rrp40p (Exosome non-catalytic core component; involved in 3'-5' RNA processing and degradation in both the nucleus and the cytoplasm; predicted to contain both S1 and KH RNA binding domains; has similarity to human hRrp40p (EXOSC3); GO_component: GO:0005737 - cytoplasm [Evidence IEA,IEA]; GO_component: GO:0000177 - cytoplasmic exosome (RNase complex) [Evidence IDA] [PMID 10465791]; GO_component: GO:0000177 - cytoplasmic exosome (RNase complex) [Evidence IDA] [PMID 19046973]; GO_component: GO:0000178 - exosome (RNase complex) [Evidence IEA,IEA]; GO_component: GO:0000176 - nuclear exosome (RNase complex) [Evidence IDA] [PMID 10465791]; GO_component: GO:0000176 - nuclear exosome (RNase complex) [Evidence IDA] [PMID 19046973]; GO_component: GO:0005730 - nucleolus [Evidence IEA]; GO_component: GO:0005634 - nucleus [Evidence IEA]; GO_function: GO:0003723 - RNA binding [Evidence IEA,IEA]; GO_function: GO:0003723 - RNA binding [Evidence IDA] [PMID 17391830]; GO_function: GO:0030145 - manganese ion binding [Evidence IDA] [PMID 17159918]; GO_process: GO:0000467 - exonucleolytic trimming to generate mature 3'-end of 5.8S rRNA from tricistronic rRNA transcript (SSU-rRNA, 5.8S rRNA, LSU-rRNA) [Evidence IMP] [PMID 10465791]; GO_process: GO:0000467 - exonucleolytic trimming to generate mature 3'-end of 5.8S rRNA from tricistronic rRNA transcript (SSU-rRNA, 5.8S rRNA, LSU-rRNA) [Evidence IMP] [PMID 10508172]; GO_process: GO:0043628 - ncRNA 3'-end processing [Evidence IC] [PMID 10465791]; GO_process: GO:0070651 - nonfunctional rRNA decay [Evidence IC] [PMID 10465791]; GO_process: GO:0071042 - nuclear polyadenylation-dependent mRNA catabolic process [Evidence IC] [PMID 10465791]; GO_process: GO:0071035 - nuclear polyadenylation-dependent rRNA catabolic process [Evidence IMP] [PMID 10465791]; GO_process: GO:0071038 - nuclear polyadenylation-dependent tRNA catabolic process [Evidence IDA] [PMID 15828860]; GO_process: GO:0071038 - nuclear polyadenylation-dependent tRNA catabolic process [Evidence IDA] [PMID 17643380]; GO_process: GO:0070478 - nuclear-transcribed mRNA catabolic process, 3'-5' exonucleolytic nonsense-mediated decay [Evidence IC] [PMID 10465791]; GO_process: GO:0034427 - nuclear-transcribed mRNA catabolic process, exonucleolytic, 3'-5' [Evidence IC] [PMID 10465791]; GO_process: GO:0070481 - nuclear-transcribed mRNA catabolic process, non-stop decay [Evidence IC] [PMID 10465791]; GO_process: GO:0071051 - polyadenylation-dependent snoRNA 3'-end processing [Evidence IC] [PMID 10465791]; GO_process: GO:0006364 - rRNA processing [Evidence IEA]), whose translation MTESTVILPGDTLIDLGDATTLGPGLFQAPLSKPVPVKAGYLMRKEKGHTGSVYIESNSRRYVPSVKDHVIGVVVGRQTEGFRVLLQDASPSVRLGQFAFENANKKNRPNLPVGALVYGRITMADKDIEAEMECYDSNTGKAAGFGELKGGYVVQVSLAYARKLLFEGSPLLSAIGDIVPFEIAIGMNGKIWIDAPDNTTIFKIAQCIEKSETLSEHESVDLVSKLLSGKKTK comes from the coding sequence ATGACTGAGTCAACGGTTATTCTGCCAGGAGATACTCTGATAGATCTTGGTGATGCTACAACTTTAGGACCAGGGTTATTTCAGGCCCCACTATCAAAACCGGTGCCTGTTAAAGCTGGGTATCTCATGCGCAAAGAGAAGGGGCATACTGGATCTGTATATATCGAATCAAATAGCCGAAGATATGTGCCATCAGTAAAAGACCATGTTATaggtgttgttgttggtagaCAGACCGAGGGATTTCGAGTACTGTTACAGGATGCATCGCCATCTGTCAGATTGGGTCAGTTTGCCTTTGAGAAcgcaaataaaaaaaatcggCCCAATCTTCCTGTTGGAGCTCTTGTATATGGACGAATTACTATGGCTGATAAGGATATTGAGGCAGAGATGGAATGCTATGATAGCAACACTGGTAAAGCTGCAGGGTTCGGTGAATTGAAAGGGGGCTATGTTGTACAGGTCTCATTGGCTTACGCTCGTAAACTCTTATTTGAGGGAAGTCCACTTTTGTCAGCTATTGGTGATATAGTTCCCTTTGAAATCGCTATTGGAATGAATGGCAAGATTTGGATTGATGCTCCGGATAATACAACAATATTTAAAATAGCTCAGTGCATTGAGAAATCCGAGACGTTAAGTGAACATGAAAGTGTTGATCTCGTTTCAAAACTCTTATCTGGAAAGAAAACTAAATAG
- the FIG4 gene encoding phosphatidylinositol-3,5-bisphosphate 5-phosphatase (Phosphatidylinositol 3,5-bisphosphate (PtdIns[3,5]P) phosphatase; required for efficient mating and response to osmotic shock; physically associates with and regulated by Vac14p; contains a SAC1-like domain; GO_component: GO:0070772 - PAS complex [Evidence IDA,IPI] [PMID 19037259]; GO_component: GO:0019898 - extrinsic component of membrane [Evidence IDA] [PMID 11950935]; GO_component: GO:0000329 - fungal-type vacuole membrane [Evidence IDA] [PMID 14528018]; GO_component: GO:0016020 - membrane [Evidence IEA]; GO_component: GO:0005774 - vacuolar membrane [Evidence IEA]; GO_component: GO:0005773 - vacuole [Evidence IEA]; GO_function: GO:0016787 - hydrolase activity [Evidence IEA]; GO_function: GO:0043813 - phosphatidylinositol-3,5-bisphosphate 5-phosphatase activity [Evidence IDA] [PMID 14528018]; GO_function: GO:0042578 - phosphoric ester hydrolase activity [Evidence IEA]; GO_process: GO:0046856 - phosphatidylinositol dephosphorylation [Evidence IGI] [PMID 11950935]; GO_process: GO:0046856 - phosphatidylinositol dephosphorylation [Evidence IDA] [PMID 14528018]), translated as MQYTSWDMSRASKSRDQEVIEFLENYAEKTLMTTGFFHNGKNLAWMKIQDGICRTNCIDCLDRTNAAQFVIGKKALGYQLYALGISNTVNIEYDSDVVNLLTEMYHDHGDTIALQYGGSHLVNTMETYRKINQWTSHSRDMIESIRRFYSNSFVDSQRQDAINLFLGNYVWREGQPTLWDLSTDYYLHNDVFGRKFRRSYLKWWTPSNLFTMHDRLNMKIDDIDIHNEEYEPLLPYRDFYDNYWNEYYRPRMLTSLKSTFAFNMNSTLRYLPTNGKLQDLQELAIGSSPFVSRKPLEGNHSAEFNNGKNKFKQSQGTSNPTKQIRSSGGPSSIRKEAMKRASMIYQTPALPKIISDRVFSGRVPDSVKREVEGDENSADLQPVQTNIQAVMEKPGSGPFPSFVDNPDCNVTYGNTDDVQKMAQQFLEPVVSSQQYQEYEQYVKNDLQFEMTPSGGGQKDSPHTHDRYFGFLVSPDEIVSNLQVATNDYKAYEYYYKLSRLDDDPSAGRMEMVEDSFGTEVHNAFAYQKWVSLDSL; from the coding sequence ATGCAATATACTTCGTGGGATATGAGTCGGGCATCTAAAAGTCGTGACCAGGAAGTGATTGAATTTTTAGAAAACTATGCTGAGAAGACTCTAATGACAACAGGATTCTTTCACAATGGAAAGAATTTGGCATGGATGAAAATTCAAGATGGAATTTGCCGGACAAATTGTATCGACTGTTTAGATAGAACTAATGCTGCCCAGTTTGTTATTGGTAAAAAGGCTCTTGGATACCAGCTGTATGCCCTTGGAATTAGCAATACTGTCAATATAGAGTACGATTCTGACGTTGTAAATCTACTTACGGAGATGTATCACGATCACGGCGACACTATCGCATTGCAGTATGGTGGATCCCATTTGGTGAACACGATGGAGACATATCGAAAGATCAATCAGTGGACTAGTCATTCACGGGATATGATAGAAAGTATAAGGCGATTCTACAGCAACTCATTTGTAGACTCCCAACGACAGGATGCGattaatttgtttttagGTAATTATGTGTGGCGGGAGGGCCAGCCTACTTTATGGGATCTATCTACCGATTACTACCTTCACAATGATGTTTTTGGGAGAAAATTTAGAAGGAGCTATTTAAAATGGTGGACACCGTCAAACCTTTTTACTATGCATGATAGATTGAACATGAAgattgatgatattgatattcatAATGAAGAATACGAACCCCTGTTACCATATAGAGATTTTTATGACAATTACTGGAATGAATATTACAGACCGAGAATGTTGACATCTCTAAAATCGACCTTTGCTTTTAATATGAATTCGACCCTACGATATCTTCCAACTAATGGCAAGCTACAAGACTTGCAAGAGCTAGCAATAGGCTCTAGTCCGTTCGTGTCACGAAAGCCACTTGAGGGAAATCATAGCGCTGAATTTAATAACGGGAAGAACAAGTTCAAGCAGTCTCAGGGTACCTCGAACCCAACTAAACAGATACGATCCAGTGGAGGTCCCAGTTCCATTCGCAAAGAAGCCATGAAACGTGCTTCAATGATATATCAGACACCGGCATTACCCAAGATTATCAGCGACCGAGTGTTTTCAGGTAGGGTTCCCGATTCTGTTAAGCGCGAAGTTGAGGGAGATGAAAACTCCGCAGATTTGCAGCCAGTACAGACAAACATACAGGCTGTTATGGAAAAGCCTGGTTCCGGACCATTCCCAAGCTTTGTGGACAACCCTGATTGTAACGTGACATATGGGAATACGGACGATGTACAAAAAATGGCACAGCAGTTTTTGGAACCTGTCGTATCGTCCCAGCAGTATCAGGAATATGAGCAATATGTCAAGAACGACCTTCAGTTTGAAATGACACCAAGCGGCGGCGGTCAAAAAGATTCACCACACACTCACGATAGGTACTTCGGCTTCCTAGTCTCACCTGATGAAATTGTATCAAACCTTCAGGTAGCTACCAACGACTATAAAGCATACGAGTATTACTATAAATTGTCACGACTCGACGACGATCCATCGGCAGGCCGCATGGAGATGGTAGAAGATAGCTTTGGCACAGAAGTACATAACGCTTTTGCATACCAAAAATGGGTGTCCTTGGACAGCCTGTAA
- the PPM2 gene encoding Ppm2p (AdoMet-dependent tRNA methyltransferase; also involved in methoxycarbonylation; required for the synthesis of wybutosine (yW), a modified guanosine found at the 3'-position adjacent to the anticodon of phe-tRNA; similarity to Ppm1p; GO_component: GO:0005737 - cytoplasm [Evidence IEA,IEA]; GO_component: GO:0005737 - cytoplasm [Evidence IDA] [PMID 14562095]; GO_component: GO:0005739 - mitochondrion [Evidence IEA,IEA]; GO_component: GO:0005739 - mitochondrion [Evidence IDA] [PMID 14576278]; GO_component: GO:0005739 - mitochondrion [Evidence IDA] [PMID 16823961]; GO_function: GO:0008168 - methyltransferase activity [Evidence IEA,IEA]; GO_function: GO:0008175 - tRNA methyltransferase activity [Evidence IDA,IMP] [PMID 16642040]; GO_function: GO:0016740 - transferase activity [Evidence IEA]; GO_process: GO:0032259 - methylation [Evidence IEA,IEA]; GO_process: GO:0030488 - tRNA methylation [Evidence IDA,IMP] [PMID 16642040]; GO_process: GO:0008033 - tRNA processing [Evidence IEA]; GO_process: GO:0031591 - wybutosine biosynthetic process [Evidence IMP] [PMID 16642040]; GO_process: GO:0031591 - wybutosine biosynthetic process [Evidence IMP] [PMID 17150819]): protein MSIEPTVSKPEVKKVKKIIKKKKILVDESIQGTNDSSIVSKRSVERLYRKKGSSNEQPMEFFRYFVPKPQRRSPIINRGYWTRIEAMKSVISKVLVQYQNSETKVIVVNLGCGFDPYPFQYLSSGENCENVTFLDVDYSDLIFKKAATVYRTKELAQIIGPATYSPNIDNDKNSPNGKIYLQAEKYIALGCDLRELNTFEAALRDLFDLENSVVLFTAEVSLTYMIQKTADDLIRWAAGLPRAEFALLEQIMPAGEDHPFAKTMLKHFNSLKTPLHSITSYPNIGKQRDRFLSRGWKSVNVQNLFDFWTNDVSDADKKFVESVEEFDEWEEFILFGQHYFILHATGGSQVKLAPSIDNSDSTNSELGSEVSISRVSLPKAKRKFLAGCTHGSSIFFHGGVTTARESSSLIISANANDSYPYDECPIQGRTCHTLSNLTNGDILLVGGRLRPANPLADCWLLTKETGEWSRVEDLPSPRSRHCAVNIDDQILIFGGSGREEPSPFLSWSQELGWRYVEVKGCPIPNLFSPAMCNTSNNGIIVGGMDDDKKVRSEVYSFIYDRVTNTVTVELVPVREQALVTRYGSRSTIIGNSTVLIFGGVSSQKLLDRHDIFVSLNYKTGEIKRHPITSNHELPMLVGFCANEVNLGQDKHILSYGGGCVCFSFGSFWDDVYSFGLGNAASLPELATIKLSGSAKDNEQYDGLDHGDVSVKEVPIIDVITNPVSQESFRTICRLRSPVLFRNSHLGPCIDSWRSPEYLVEKVGHDTKVVAHVTSSDALNFQAKNFDYKSLDFKDFVTKMFSTSEKVYLRSLSISDPKSKPAIFKSDFPGLSNDFKLPDFLDSLEKDHFSSPLRLSSANTSMWLHYDVTANVLCQVVGQKRVRLYPPQDVVHLSFPAGASSSTIENIFANPPPAHYKCHPMEVVMHPGDIIFIPSMWLHATQPLVASVSLNFFWKDLEPSIYAAGKDVYGNRDITAYDDGRKAVLKLVNSFHDVPQEIRKFYLLRLADEIRKQC from the coding sequence ATGTCTATTGAACCAACGGTTTCGAAGCCTGAAGTCAAGAAGGTTAAAAAGATTAttaagaagaaaaagattctTGTTGATGAATCCATTCAAGGCACCAATGATTCTTCTATTGTCTCCAAGAGGTCTGTAGAAAGACTGTACAGGAAAAAGGGGTCCAGTAATGAGCAGCCTATGGAATTTTTTCGGTACTTTGTACCAAAGCCACAACGACGTTCTCCAATTATCAATCGGGGCTATTGGACTCGTATAGAGGCAATGAAAAGCGTTATTTCCAAGGTGCTTGTGCAATATCAGAACTCAGAAACGAAGGTGATTGTGGTCAACCTCGGCTGTGGTTTTGATCCCTATCCATTCCAGTACTTATCTTCTGGAGAGAATTGTGAGAACGTAACATTCCTGGATGTTGATTATAGCGATCTTATTTTTAAAAAGGCTGCGACAGTTTACAGGACCAAGGAATTGGCCCAAATAATTGGTCCAGCAACATATTCACCGAATATTGATAATGACAAGAACTCTCCCAATGggaaaatatatttacagGCCGAAAAATACATTGCCCTTGGGTGTGATCTTCGTGAGTTAAATACCTTTGAAGCCGCATTGAGGGATTTGTTCGACCTAGAAAATTCAGTAGTCTTGTTTACTGCTGAGGTATCCCTTACTTATATGATTCAAAAAACCGCCGATGACCTTATCCGCTGGGCAGCAGGATTACCCAGAGCAGAATTCGCCCTATTGGAGCAGATAATGCCCGCTGGGGAAGATCACCCGTTTGCCAAAACCATGTTGAAACATTTTAACAGCCTGAAAACACCATTACATAGCATTACTTCTTATCCTAATATCGGCAAACAGCGTGATAGATTCCTATCAAGGGGATGGAAGTCTGTAAATGTCCAAAATCTTTTTGACTTTTGGACTAATGATGTGTCAGATGCTGACAAGAAGTTTGTTGAGTCCGTTGAGGAGTTTGATGAGTGGGAAGAGTTCATCTTATTTGGTCAGCATTACTTCATCTTACATGCTACAGGTGGATCTCAGGTGAAGTTGGCTCCCAGTATTGACAATTCTGATAGTACGAACTCCGAGCTTGGCTCTGAAGTTTCCATCTCTAGGGTTTCATTGCCAAAAGCCAAAAGAAAGTTTTTGGCAGGTTGCACTCATGGATCGTCCATTTTTTTCCATGGTGGAGTTACAACTGCTAGAGAATCTAGTTCGTTGATCATATCCGCTAACGCAAATGACTCTTATCCATATGATGAGTGTCCAATCCAGGGAAGAACATGTCACACTTTATCTAACTTAACCAATGGGGATATACTTTTAGTAGGCGGCCGATTACGTCCAGCAAACCCGCTGGCAGACTGTTGGCTGCTTACCAAGGAGACTGGAGAATGGTCCCGTGTAGAGGATCTGCCGTCTCCAAGATCCAGACATTGTGCTGTTAACATTGATGATCAAATATTGATTTTCGGGGGATCTGGTAGAGAGGAACCATCGCCATTTTTGTCTTGGTCTCAAGAACTTGGCTGGCGGTATGTTGAGGTCAAAGGTTGTCCTATTCCAAATCTGTTCTCACCCGCAATGTGCAACACTTCAAATAACGGTATAATAGTTGGTGGTATGGATGATGATAAAAAGGTTCGATCCGAGGTCTACTCATTCATATATGATCGCGTCACTAATACTGTCACTGTTGAACTGGTTCCTGTACGCGAACAAGCATTGGTCACTAGGTACGGATCTAGAAGTACTATTATTGGTAATTCTACTGTTCTGATTTTTGGAGgtgtttcttctcaaaaACTTCTCGATAGACATGACATTTTTGTCAGTTTGAATTATAAGACAGGAGAGATAAAGAGACACCCGATCACATCAAACCATGAGTTGCCGATGCTTGTAGGTTTCTGTGCTAATGAGGTAAATTTGGGGCAAGACAAGCACATTCTTTCTTACGGAGGAGGATGTGTCTGTTTCTCATTTGGATCATTCTGGGATGATGTCTATTCTTTTGGCTTAGGGAATGCAGCATCTTTGCCCGAGTTAGCGACTATAAAGTTGTCTGGTAGTGCCAAGGACAATGAACAATACGATGGGCTAGACCATGGGGATGTGTCGGTGAAAGAAGTGCCCATAATAGACGTCATCACCAACCCTGTTAGCCAAGAGTCATTTAGAACTATTTGTAGGCTGCGTAGTCCAGTCCTATTTAGAAATTCACATCTAGGACCGTGCATTGATAGTTGGAGATCACCTGAATATCTTGTGGAAAAGGTTGGTCATGACACGAAAGTAGTGGCTCATGTGACATCATCTGATGCCTTGAATTTCCAAGCTAAAAACTTTGATTACAAGAGTCTAGATTTCAAGGATTTTGTTACTAAAATGTTCTCCACTTCTGAAAAGGTATACCTCAGGTCATTATCAATTTCCGATCCAAAGTCCAAACCAGCTATTTTCAAATCTGACTTTCCAGGTCTTTCAAATGATTTTAAACTACCTGATTTCCTAGATAGTTTGGAGAAGGATCACTTTTCATCACCACTTAGACTCTCGTCTGCAAACACTAGTATGTGGCTGCATTATGATGTTACAGCCAACGTTCTATGCCAAGTAGTCGGTCAGAAGAGGGTTCGGTTGTATCCTCCTCAAGACGTTGTCCATCTATCATTTCCTGCTGGtgcatcatcatccaccATCGAGAACATTTTTGCCAATCCACCTCCAGCACATTATAAGTGTCATCCTATGGAGGTTGTCATGCATCCAGGTGACATTATCTTTATTCCCTCGATGTGGCTCCACGCTACCCAACCATTAGTGGCATCGGTTTCCCTTAACTTCTTTTGGAAAGACTTGGAGCCATCAATTTACGCTGCTGGGAAAGATGTTTACGGCAATCGCGATATAACAGCCTATGATGATGGTCGTAAAGCAGTCCTCAAACTTGTAAATAGTTTCCATGATGTCCCGCAGGAGATACGCAAATTTTATCTCTTGCGTCTTGCTGATGAAATAAGAAAGCAATGCTAA